aggcttcttttgttttaattttcttatatttttgaagtttttgttaagtgttagtgtcatTTAGTGGGTTGTTATTTTGTGACAGGAGTTGGCAGCTAGACATGCCCATGCTAGGTCATCACACCTAAGGAATGGAGTTTTGGAATTGACGGTCAGACGACTATAACTtctaaggcgtgcccacgccttccaaCCCTTTCGAAAAAGAAACTTCAGTCTTCTCCTTCCTGTTGGTGTTGCGTCCGCCGCCACCACACCACCTTGTGCACGCAGCCGCCTCACTCCCCTCCGCCTTAGTATCTCATTTTCCCCCCCCCCCGGAGCCAGGAAAGTTTCTCTTCTTTCCTCCTATTACTTTATTTTGTCTCTtctacattgaggacaatgtaggtcttaggtgtggggggagtgGCTTCCATTAGTTCTGTTTTTCACTAGTTCTTTTTTCCTTACTGGTCATATGCTTAAATCGATTAACCATACTGTCATCTCCCTTATCCCTAAAAGGTTGCATCCTACTTGCTTGAAAGACTTTAGGCCTATTAGCCTGTGCAGTGTGATCTATAAGATAATCTCTAAAATTCTGGCTAACAGGCTAAAATCTGTCCTAGATATCTGCATTAGTAACACACAATCAGCTTTCATTCCAGATAGGCAGATTCTGGACAATGTGATTATAGCTCATGAGTATATGCActatcttaaaaataaaaggcaaGGGTTGGATGGATACATGGCTATCAAGTTGGACATGGCTAAAGCCTACGACAGGGTAGAGTGGCATTTTTTGCAGGCAGTCATGCAGAAGATGGGATTCTGCTTTCAATGGATCAACTGGATTACGGCGTGCATGCATTCTGTTACTTACTCTTTCAACTGCAATGGGGAAACCAAAGGGTACGTCTCACCAGGGAGAGGATTGAGGCAGGGAGATCCCTTATCTCCCTACCTCTTCCTAATCTGCTCTGGAGGTTTTTCAAGCCTGCTCAGAAGAGCAGAAGGAAGAAATGAGCTAACAGGGTTGAAAATCAGCAGGCAAGGGCCTATTATTACGCATCTCTTTTTTGCGGATGACTCACTCATATTTTGTAAGGCCAGCACCCAACAGGCCACGGAGATTATGAAAATTCTCAAGACATATGAAGAGGCTTCAGGTCAGCTGATTAATCTTGATAAGTCTGCTGTTTTCTTCAGCAAGAACATCCCGCAGGAGCAAAGGAGGGAAGTATGCTGTGCTCTGGGTGGAATGGGGGAAATGGCACAAGGGAAGTATCTTGGTCTTCCAATGGTGATAACAAGGACAAAAAatcaagtttttggcttcaTCAGAGAAAACATTCGAAAGAAGCTCCAGTGTTGGAAGAACAAACTGCTAAGTAGTGCGGGCAGGGAGGTCATGTTGAAGGCTGTCTCTATGGCAATGCCGACATATGCCATGTCTTGTTTTAAACTGCCAAGGAAGCTTTGCAAAGACATCACCGCATCAATGGCCAACTACTGGTGGGGGGAAACGAATGGAAAAAGCAAGTTACACTGGCTGTCTTGGAAAAAATTGGCTTTGGATAAAACTGAGGGGGGTTTGGGTTTCAAGGATATAGAGGCTTTTAACAAAGCTTTGTTGGGGAAACAGATTTGGAGGATTTTAACCAAACCTAACCTCCTACTTAGCAAAGTTCTCAGAGCAAAGTATTTCCCCAAAGAGTCCATTTTCAGATGCAAAGCTCAGAAAAATGCTTCTTGGTTTTGGCAGGGGCTTCTAGGAGCCAGAAACTTTATAGAAAAAGGTGTCATCAGGAGGATTGGGAACGGAAGGAGCACAAACATCTGGGAACATAAATGGATCCCAGGAACACCTACTGGCAAGCCTACTACCCCACGACAGGGTAACAATTCTCTGAGGAAGGTGCAGGAGCTTATTAGCCTTAAGTGCTGGAATAGAAACACCATTTTTAGTATGTTTAACCAATTTGATGCAGAGAGGATCTTGAGTATTCCGATAAGCCTAGTAGGCAGGGAGGATAGCTACTTCTGGCAACATAATGGGGGAGGTTGTTATTCGGTCAAGTCAGGATACAACTATCTCATGAAGGAGAGGGACAGTGCTGTGAAGGTAAATACAGAAACAGCTGGGCCAAGCATAAGGGAAGGAAGTCAACAACTGAAGCAGATGTGGGACACCCTTTGGAAGTTAAACATAAAACATAAGATTAAGCTATTTATCTGGAAATGCATTACAGGAGCATTGCCAGTGAAAGAAGCCATCTTTAGAAGAACAGGAATGGGGGATCCAGTTTGCAGAGCCTGTGGGGAGAGTCAGGAGACAGTGGAACACCTCCTATTGAGCTGTCCAAGTACTTTGGATATATGGAAGGTGGCCCCAGTTCAATGGGATGGAGTTAGTGATCAAAAAGGAGATTTCAAGAGATGGTGGTGCAAGATATCAGAGGCGAAATCAAGACCAGAGGGAGCTC
This Coffea arabica cultivar ET-39 chromosome 3e, Coffea Arabica ET-39 HiFi, whole genome shotgun sequence DNA region includes the following protein-coding sequences:
- the LOC140038568 gene encoding uncharacterized protein; translation: MLKSINHTVISLIPKRLHPTCLKDFRPISLCSVIYKIISKILANRLKSVLDICISNTQSAFIPDRQILDNVIIAHEYMHYLKNKRQGLDGYMAIKLDMAKAYDRVEWHFLQAVMQKMGFCFQWINWITACMHSVTYSFNCNGETKGYVSPGRGLRQGDPLSPYLFLICSGGFSSLLRRAEGRNELTGLKISRQGPIITHLFFADDSLIFCKASTQQATEIMKILKTYEEASGQLINLDKSAVFFSKNIPQEQRREVCCALGGMGEMAQGKYLGLPMVITRTKNQVFGFIRENIRKKLQCWKNKLLSSAGREVMLKAVSMAMPTYAMSCFKLPRKLCKDITASMANYWWGETNGKSKLHWLSWKKLALDKTEGGLGFKDIEAFNKALLGKQIWRILTKPNLLLSKVLRAKYFPKESIFRCKAQKNASWFWQGLLGARNFIEKGVIRRIGNGRSTNIWEHKWIPGTPTGKPTTPRQGNNSLRKVQELISLKCWNRNTIFSMFNQFDAERILSIPISLVGREDSYFWQHNGGGCYSVKSGYNYLMKERDSAVKVNTETAGPSIREGSQQLKQMWDTLWKLNIKHKIKLFIWKCITGALPVKEAIFRRTGMGDPVCRACGESQETVEHLLLSCPSTLDIWKVAPVQWDGVSDQKGDFKRWWCKISEAKSRPEGAQHIGLTANILWQVWKERNKQAFEGTIRRPPVRVMNKAQQEWLEQEELRQTKDRRSTKETASNQTEQHQETDEESIVLEVFPTSQQRQMSVGIGVIAKTFSQTRIAEWALKERTLGTKLLDAAVAIKLVLCKALDQRWDKIKILSHNKALLRQLKNPSSPDSCLTTLVDDISALQNMFRMCSFELASEGSLLRCKRLSSYALGIMLDEERFFPQCF